The Pontibacter pudoricolor genome contains a region encoding:
- the porW gene encoding type IX secretion system periplasmic lipoprotein PorW/SprE, which produces MKQNTLYLFILFIALLSVGCSVERSNPLSKTYHNTTARYNGYFLAREKLRAVEEALQAQMQYDYNQVIPLYPTIDSTTAKAAAADLEDIVKKASFPIQYHKNSKWIDDSYILIGRARYYQLDFADAARTFKYANTISKDKDARHEALVWLMRTYLQMEEEDNANQVSELLRRERLNKDNARELYLARAQYHRMLGDTAAVIENLALSIPNFDEKDAQSRVRFALAQLYQATDQDKEAYKQYSKILKRNPPYDLGFFSRLYIGQVSELSDEQDQERIAEFYEKMLKDEKNVEYKDKILYEMAQFELRKENFEKALTYLQRSIKERGSLPNQKAYSYLLAGKIYFDHLGKYNMAQAYYDSAVQAYPKTAPEYEAVAERRDVLTSFATQYNTIQTQDSLQRIARMSESDRMAFLQQLVQREVEERQQLLARQQQQAQTQKEQRRSDINSNDAVAFNPTTNSAGVWYFDNPAAMASARSEFIRRWGDRPLQDFWRIRSRGESGGQQQVAQQTQDQTIAAPDSTISPEARAEAQIQTYLQDVPLTTAAIQKSEKMVEEALFTLGNIYNQNLKNSEKATETYEQLLKRFPNTEHAAETYYALYLIYNKAGNEAQKQVYYNKIKQQFPNSSFAQLVDDADFMSKNAAENLKAHALYDSAYTYYEDANYKMAQQIVNQLVSQYPHSDIQDKTAYLEILITARTKEPQELKQQLERFQKTYPTSSLQAKATKLLETYSLLEQKNQLRKEAPAATAPKPKEATSSLTPEEKVSTIIASTASAQPTIAKPQTTKKQPTIADTTAVKDTTTIAQPATTMPDTSDLPDSAAVAASMPAPDPMAYSSEPDSAYYFVLIYPTGHASFKDIVARYAQYNNRFFKVEDITITEEPFTTGKTMLVGRSINDLKVAKSYNIKQKGPQAPVGTIRGIEFVTFVISSANYSKFMQKKDVEAYQTFFKNNY; this is translated from the coding sequence TTGAAGCAAAACACACTATACCTTTTTATCCTGTTCATTGCCCTGCTGTCAGTCGGGTGCTCCGTGGAACGTTCAAATCCGCTCAGCAAAACCTACCACAATACTACAGCCAGGTATAATGGCTATTTTCTGGCCCGGGAAAAACTACGAGCTGTAGAAGAAGCGCTGCAGGCACAAATGCAGTACGACTATAATCAGGTTATTCCCCTTTATCCAACTATAGACTCTACCACCGCCAAAGCTGCCGCTGCCGACCTGGAAGATATAGTTAAAAAAGCATCGTTCCCGATCCAGTACCACAAAAACAGCAAATGGATTGATGATAGCTACATATTGATAGGCAGAGCGCGCTATTACCAGCTTGATTTTGCTGATGCAGCCCGTACGTTTAAATATGCCAATACAATAAGTAAGGATAAAGACGCCCGGCATGAGGCGCTGGTCTGGCTGATGCGCACTTACCTGCAGATGGAGGAAGAAGACAATGCAAACCAGGTTTCAGAGTTGCTTCGGCGTGAACGCCTGAATAAGGATAATGCCCGCGAACTATACCTGGCTCGTGCCCAATACCATCGCATGCTGGGCGATACCGCTGCCGTAATTGAGAACCTGGCCTTATCTATCCCTAACTTTGATGAAAAAGACGCTCAGTCGCGTGTAAGGTTTGCGTTGGCGCAACTATACCAGGCCACTGACCAGGACAAAGAAGCCTACAAACAATACAGCAAAATTTTAAAACGCAACCCGCCTTATGACCTGGGCTTTTTCAGTAGGTTATACATAGGCCAGGTTTCGGAGCTAAGCGATGAGCAGGACCAGGAACGTATTGCCGAATTTTATGAGAAAATGCTGAAGGATGAGAAGAATGTGGAGTACAAGGACAAGATCCTGTACGAAATGGCGCAGTTCGAGCTCCGTAAAGAAAATTTCGAGAAAGCTCTTACTTACCTGCAGCGTTCTATTAAAGAGCGGGGCTCGTTGCCAAACCAGAAAGCCTATAGTTACCTGTTGGCCGGCAAGATCTATTTTGATCACCTGGGCAAGTACAACATGGCACAGGCTTATTACGACAGCGCCGTACAGGCATATCCTAAAACTGCACCTGAATACGAAGCTGTGGCTGAACGCCGCGATGTGCTTACTTCTTTTGCCACACAGTATAACACGATACAAACCCAGGACAGTTTGCAACGCATTGCGCGCATGAGCGAGTCGGATAGGATGGCTTTCCTGCAGCAGTTGGTGCAACGCGAGGTAGAAGAACGTCAGCAGTTACTGGCACGCCAGCAGCAGCAAGCCCAAACCCAGAAAGAACAGCGCCGATCCGACATTAACTCGAACGATGCCGTAGCTTTTAACCCAACCACAAACTCGGCGGGAGTTTGGTATTTCGATAACCCGGCTGCGATGGCAAGTGCACGCTCGGAGTTTATCCGTCGTTGGGGCGACAGACCGTTACAGGATTTCTGGCGCATCAGGAGCCGTGGCGAGAGTGGTGGTCAGCAGCAGGTAGCACAACAAACGCAAGATCAAACTATAGCCGCTCCCGATTCAACTATAAGCCCGGAAGCAAGAGCCGAAGCCCAGATCCAGACCTATTTACAGGATGTTCCGCTAACCACAGCCGCCATTCAAAAATCAGAAAAAATGGTAGAGGAGGCTTTGTTTACGCTTGGCAATATCTATAACCAGAACCTGAAAAATTCTGAAAAGGCTACCGAAACATACGAGCAGCTGCTCAAGCGCTTCCCAAATACCGAGCATGCCGCTGAAACTTACTATGCACTTTATCTGATCTATAACAAAGCTGGTAACGAAGCGCAGAAGCAGGTATACTATAACAAAATAAAGCAGCAGTTCCCAAATTCGTCTTTCGCGCAGCTGGTAGATGATGCTGACTTTATGAGCAAAAATGCTGCTGAGAACCTGAAAGCGCACGCGCTGTACGACTCTGCTTACACTTACTATGAGGATGCCAACTATAAAATGGCGCAGCAGATCGTGAATCAACTGGTAAGCCAGTACCCGCACAGCGACATCCAGGACAAAACAGCTTACCTGGAGATACTGATTACTGCACGAACTAAAGAGCCGCAGGAATTGAAGCAGCAACTGGAAAGATTCCAGAAAACATATCCGACCAGCTCTCTGCAAGCTAAAGCGACTAAACTGCTGGAAACCTATAGTTTGCTGGAACAGAAAAATCAGTTGCGCAAAGAAGCGCCAGCTGCAACAGCACCAAAACCGAAAGAAGCTACCTCCTCGTTAACACCCGAAGAAAAAGTTAGCACAATTATTGCATCTACAGCATCAGCACAGCCAACTATAGCTAAACCGCAAACAACTAAAAAGCAGCCAACTATAGCCGATACTACAGCTGTTAAAGATACTACAACTATAGCCCAGCCAGCTACCACGATGCCCGATACATCAGACCTGCCGGATTCCGCAGCAGTGGCCGCCAGTATGCCGGCTCCTGACCCGATGGCCTATAGTTCGGAACCTGACAGTGCGTACTATTTTGTACTGATCTACCCGACAGGCCATGCTTCTTTTAAAGATATAGTTGCCAGGTATGCGCAGTACAATAACAGGTTCTTTAAAGTAGAGGACATAACTATAACGGAAGAGCCGTTTACAACTGGCAAAACAATGCTTGTTGGGCGCTCTATTAATGACCTGAAAGTAGCAAAGTCTTATAATATAAAACAAAAAGGGCCACAGGCTCCGGTTGGTACAATTAGAGGCATAGAATTCGTTACCTTTGTCATATCTTCTGCCAACTATAGTAAATTTATGCAGAAGAAAGATGTAGAAGCATATCAGACTTTCTTCAAAAACAATTATTAA
- a CDS encoding AtpZ/AtpI family protein, translating to MAATPEDEKKDGGVKPYLKYSGLAFQMIGVMVLAAWGGMKLDEHFATRNPWFTISLLLIAVITSIVLVILSLNKK from the coding sequence ATGGCAGCAACTCCCGAAGATGAAAAGAAGGATGGTGGTGTAAAACCATACCTTAAATACTCAGGATTGGCTTTTCAGATGATCGGGGTAATGGTGCTGGCCGCGTGGGGCGGTATGAAACTGGACGAACATTTTGCTACCAGGAATCCGTGGTTTACAATCAGTTTGCTGTTGATAGCTGTCATAACCTCTATCGTTTTGGTTATACTTTCCTTAAATAAAAAATAA
- the atpB gene encoding F0F1 ATP synthase subunit A produces MKKLFILLFSFLTITAQAASSEGEEFKPGEMITHHIADDYTWHFADGAVLYLPVILIDNGQVNVFSSSNFYNEAHEVVPYKGYVMEHGHIYRANAAGEPSEDKAGLYDFSITKNVASMFVSVALLFFVFFSIAGSYKKNAGKAPRGMQSFFEPIIIFIRDEIAKANIGPKYERYMPYLLTIFFFIWFNNLLGLMPGGANLTGNIAVTLVLAAMTLLITVFSGNKSYWGHIFATPGVPKWLAPIMIPVELIGIFTKPFSLMVRLFANITAGHIIILSLFSLIFIFKSVAVGPLSVAFATFMNFLELFVALLQAYIFTLLSAMYFGGAVEEHDHVDDMGHGDGGH; encoded by the coding sequence ATGAAGAAGTTATTTATTTTACTGTTTTCCTTCTTAACGATAACGGCTCAGGCTGCATCTTCAGAGGGTGAAGAATTCAAGCCAGGTGAGATGATTACACATCACATCGCAGATGATTATACCTGGCATTTTGCAGACGGCGCAGTGCTTTATTTGCCTGTTATTCTGATAGATAACGGTCAGGTGAATGTGTTCTCGTCAAGTAACTTCTATAACGAAGCGCATGAGGTGGTGCCTTACAAAGGGTATGTAATGGAGCATGGCCATATTTACAGAGCAAATGCCGCCGGCGAGCCTTCAGAAGATAAAGCAGGTCTTTATGACTTTTCAATCACCAAGAACGTGGCTTCAATGTTTGTAAGTGTTGCCCTGTTGTTCTTCGTGTTCTTCTCTATTGCAGGTAGCTATAAGAAAAACGCAGGCAAAGCCCCAAGAGGTATGCAGTCGTTCTTCGAGCCGATCATCATCTTTATCCGTGATGAGATAGCGAAAGCGAACATCGGTCCGAAGTATGAGCGTTATATGCCATACCTGCTGACCATCTTCTTCTTTATCTGGTTTAACAACCTGCTGGGCTTAATGCCAGGTGGTGCAAACTTAACCGGTAACATCGCAGTAACGCTGGTTCTGGCAGCCATGACGCTCCTTATCACTGTGTTTAGCGGTAACAAGAGCTACTGGGGGCACATCTTTGCAACACCAGGTGTTCCGAAATGGCTTGCTCCTATCATGATCCCGGTTGAATTGATCGGTATCTTTACAAAGCCTTTTTCCCTGATGGTGCGACTTTTTGCTAACATCACAGCAGGTCACATTATCATTCTTTCCCTGTTCAGCCTGATCTTTATTTTCAAGAGCGTTGCAGTTGGTCCGTTGAGCGTGGCATTTGCTACCTTCATGAACTTCCTGGAGCTGTTCGTGGCGTTGTTACAGGCTTATATCTTTACCTTGCTTTCTGCCATGTACTTTGGCGGAGCCGTTGAAGAGCACGACCATGTGGATGACATGGGACATGGCGACGGCGGTCATTAA
- the atpE gene encoding ATP synthase F0 subunit C: protein MLLAMLLQVATDYGLAIMGAGIGAGLVALGAGLGIGRIGGSAMESIARQPEAGGKIQTAMIIAAALIEGVALFGVVVCLLISFKG, encoded by the coding sequence ATGTTATTAGCAATGTTGCTTCAAGTTGCGACCGATTATGGTTTAGCTATCATGGGTGCCGGTATCGGTGCTGGTCTGGTTGCCCTTGGCGCTGGTTTAGGTATCGGTAGAATCGGTGGCTCTGCTATGGAATCTATCGCGCGTCAGCCAGAAGCTGGTGGTAAAATCCAGACTGCTATGATTATTGCAGCTGCTCTTATCGAAGGTGTTGCACTTTTCGGTGTGGTAGTTTGTCTGCTAATCTCTTTCAAAGGCTAG